Proteins from a genomic interval of Lycium ferocissimum isolate CSIRO_LF1 chromosome 2, AGI_CSIRO_Lferr_CH_V1, whole genome shotgun sequence:
- the LOC132047700 gene encoding protein MAIN-LIKE 1-like, translating to MVERWRLETHTFHLRTGEATITLQDVEVLFGLRVDREPLYTRYEPPSDSTWVMELTRLTDFVPDAEGQISGQSRVQVSALCTYLEAEPPVEDGTQQDVVDHHAAIYSRACCYSRAFVSLRYLVFLEHLDILGDYSWGGVVLAYLYRYLCQASIGAVRDVCGFFILFQVIF from the coding sequence ATGGTTGAGCGATGGAGGCTGGAGACACATACATTCCATCTTCGCACCGGTGAGGCCACAATTACacttcaggatgtggaggtcctCTTTGGATTGCGAGTAGATAGAGAGCCATTATACACTCGGTACGAGCCTCCTTCTGATAGTACATGGGTGATGGAGTTAACTAGGCTCACCGACTTCGTGCCTGATGCCGAGGGCCAGATCTCGGGACAGAGTCGGGTTCAGGTTAGTGCACTCTGCACTTATTTGGAGGCAGAGCCTCCTGTTGAGGACGGCACCCAGCAGGACGTTGTTGATCATCATGCCGCTATTTATTCAAGGGCATGTTGTTATTCAAGGGCATTTGTTAGTTTACGATATTTGGTCTTCTTGGAGCATCTGGATATCTTAGGAGACTACAGCTGGGGCGGTGTTGTTTTGGCGTACCTTTACAGATACCTATGCCAAGCATCTATTGGTGCTGTCAGggatgtgtgtggattttttattctttttcaggtaatattttaa